gacttatggcgacccctttttggggttttcatggcaagagactaacagaggtggtttgccagtgccttcctctgcacagcatccctggacttccttggtggtctcccatccaaatactaaccagggctgaccctgcttagcttctgagatctgacgagatcaggctagcctgggccatccaggtcagggcacattttATTTTAGGAGGTACTATTTGACTACAGTGTGTCTAACTGACAAATTTAGTACCTTCTTATTCCccctgggttttttgtttgttttttcaactacatagagacaggcaatggcaaactgcctctgttcgtctcttgccttgaaaaccctatggggatcACCATACGTCACCACCAACCCCAGGAAGCGTCGTCAGCGGTTGCCCACAACTTACCCCGCCACCTGGTCCTGGCCTCCCGGCAAAGCGTCTTCTCCGTGCGAGAGAACCGCTCCGGCGCTCTCGTTGACTTCCGTCACCCCCAAGCTGCTGTGGTTGGCGGACTCTTTCCTGCGAAGGAAGTCATTGACTTTGGCGCCAACCACCTTGCCGAGGTTCTTGAGGTGCTGGCTGCTGCCCAAAGCTGTCGGCTGCCCTCGCAGACTCATACCTGGGGATGACCTGGATTGCTGGGAAACAGATTTGGCAGGTGGCAGCTTTGGCGTGGAAGCGGCGTTTGAATTCTCAAACACACTGCGGTCaactgtgaaagaaagaaagaaagacctcgatgagtggggcagctgccaggaagAAGCACAGCCCCTCATGTAGCCTGGCTGATCATCCTTCACAACGACAGAACTCAAGAATGGCTCTCGATTAGACTCTCATAAGTTTAGCTGGTGTAGAGGCTTACTGGATGAAATATATTTCTGTTCACCTTACAGAATCTTGAGATGAAGCAATGTTTCAAATGATATTTgggaacacctttttttttttttagcagaaacCAAACttaatgacagtagtatttttctttccaatctcttcacagagcacaaggagatgttttgcggagcaccaagtgctccgtggaccacagtttgggaaccactgcactagtgAGTTCTATTAGAATCAACTGAGGGTGGATAAAATACATTCAGAAGACACATTCAGGACTTAAGTTAAGGTTATGCTTAGGCAATGTAAAGAGGCTTTTGAGACCTAAACctgttttaaaaaactgtttgtaggatgatttctctcttttctctctttttcctgtCTGCTTTTTTGGCGCcttaataaaaaccaactcactTTACTTGAAAAGGTCTCCCttattttataaaaaatattgcgCCAAGCATGCACTTGGTACACGCAGACTTAAAAGATCCCTAAACCAGgactagcccaggctagcctgatctcgtccgatctcagaagctaagcaaggttgaccctggcaagtgtttggatgggagacctccaaggaatatcagagtcatgacgcagaggcaggcaatggcaaaccacctctgaacgtctcttgccttgaaaacctcaccagttgtttccataagtcggctgtgactttacagcaaaaaataaaaacaagactAGGGTGGATTAGGTGCTGGTCACTTATTACCTCTGTTACCTGGATAGTAAAAGCACCTCTGAATTGGACTGtaatgattttttatttttttacactaCAACACCTGATCTCACAGTAGCTCTTGCACAATTCCCTCTGCCAACAGAACTGGCTTTAAGTAATACCTCTCTTCTGCTATGGCATGGCGTGATCCAACCCATTACATTCCTACTTGTGTTCCACTGACTATCCTAGCCTACATCCTGATGTCACTCCATGCAATAACGAAATACAGGCACCACTATAATTTGTAGGCAGTAATACCAAGCAAATGAAAAAACCCTCCTCTTCTGCATGTCCCAGGACTTATCTGCCCAAAGCCTTAAACCTGACTGTCAACATGAATGGCACTAAGCTTCCTAAATCTTCCCCACCACATCAGGATTTTCCATACATCAGCAATTTCCTGCTATGTATGCAGGGCAACACCATCATAATGAATAATAGTAAATTGAACTTCCTGCATGAATGGCAGGGAATTGCTGACCTCGCAGGATGCCCTGGTGAAGCAGACAGCTACAGGGAGTAGGGAAGgagtgagaaaaagaaaaaaggccagAGGCTGATTTTCTCCTTTGCAATGCCACCCTGTCTGTACTCGCTCTCACCCGGTGTGCTATTGGTGAGGGTGTCCCCATACATGAAGAGCCAACTGGAGTTCACCTGCAGCTTAAACATAGCCTGAGTTGAGATTCTTGCTCTGGGCACCTGTGTTGTAAGGCCTTCCTTTCTCACACTGGCCAAGATGCGGCTGAAAACATCACCTCTTGCTCTCAGCCTGTGCCCTATTGGTGAGTGTCCCCACAAATGAAAGGACTTTTGAAGGAGGAGAAGTTGGCTGTTCAAAGCGCATCCAGCAAAGGGGGTTTGGAAGAGGAGAAGATGGATATCCATAgccaatatagaatcatagagttggaagggaccaccagggtcatctagtccaaccccctgcataatgaagattcacaactgcctccccccccccacacacctcagtgacccctactccatgcccagaagatagccaagatgcccttcctttcattatctgcttaaggtcatagaatcagcattgctgacagatggccatctagcctcttcttaaaaacctccagggaaggagagcttaaccacctcctgaggaagcctgttccactgaggaactgctctaacggttagaaaattcttcctaatgtctagacggaaattcttttgatttaatttcaacccgttggttctggtccgaccttctggagcaagagaaaacaactcgtcaccatctttccttttcttttcgcTACAAATCTTCTGTTCACATACGGATAAAAAcaaatttccctcctccctctctcagcgTGAGCCATTGTGCTTAGAAGTAACGGCTTCAGTGGTCAGAGCTACATGGACAGAAAAGAGCCTTAATCTCATAATCAACATCTTGTGAGACTTTCCCAGCAGCGGCACAGTTAGAGGGAATCTCTGAGGAGCAACTCCTCACTTAAATTAGGAAGGCAGGCAGAAGAAAATGCTTGGTTGAGGAAGACAAACACGGTTGGACATTTGAAAGAGGGAGAATGGTCAGGaggggctttttaaaatgtctgcgCTTCAGATGAATAATTGGCAATGCCTTATACGATCTCTGCAGCATGTTGGGAAATGTGGTCTTACATATTCTACAGCTCTGAGGGTTGATCACTTGGGTTTTGTGGTGGGGGGGGCAAGGAAGAGTCCCCTCTATCCTGAAAACTCTGAATTGAATGAAATATTTTAAGCTGTGTACAGTTTTCCTTGGACAgtacctgaatagcccaggctagcccgatctcatcagatctcggaagctaagcagggtcgcccctggacagtatttggatgggagaccaccaaggaataccagggttgctgagcagaggcaggcaatagcaaaccacctctgaacatctcttgccttgcaaaccctatggggtcgccacaagcCAGCTGTGCCATCACGACAATAACAACAATAGTAATGGTTCTCCTGAATCTCCCAGCCCTGGACCACAGATCCCATGTCTTCCACATGCCAGAGGTTCTCTGGAttttcctccctctccaagcAGAGAGACAGATGGGCCTAGCAGCCAATCACCCATTCATTGGATCTCCACTTGAGAGCCTAACAGAGGGAtctgggaggggaaagaaagtgtgagtgtgtgtggggattGGGTTCAACCCTGGGGAACGGTAATGAGGGAGGCTTAGGCCTGGGTATAGCGCATGAAGTCTTCAGagagtggaaggaagaaaagttaGTCGGGAGATTATGAAATTGCTGCTGAGGTTTGGTAGCAAAACTGGGAAAAGATGGAACATAGTGGGGTTGGGATGGTTTTGGGGGGATCATCAAATAGACATCATCTGTCCTGGATAAAATCAGAAATGAAAGTATCATTGACCAAACTGCATTTTCATCCCACACAAAAGATTCTTCTGAAGAAAAGTCAGTTTCATTCGTGTGGATTGGATTGGGGGGTAGTAGTTGGGGTAACACTCTTGgggttacttttttttaaaaagacattaaaatttACGTTTACTAGAAAGACAGTGATTTGTGATGTCAGAGAATGTGGTTTAATGCATTTCCATGCCATCTATGGAGTCATTTTGTTGTTTAACCAGCACAATCCCCATACTTTTCATATCAAAACTACAGTTTTAGGGGTTTTTAAGTCTTCAGTAGCTACACTGGAAATATTTGAAAGAAATGAAAGCACACagcaggatttttttggggggaggggtaaatATTTCCCTTCCAGTTAGAAACTAGGTCATCAGGTCATCAGAACTGAAGGGTATTAGGTTTGGCAGCTGGGAGGAAGACTCCATAAATGCCTAGGGGGTTTCTCTACCCCTGCTACAAACGCTTGTATCTAAGTTCTGCTCTGTTGCTCTGCTCCTTCTCTTTACTCTTGCATTGCTCCAATTCTTTACTCTTGCATTACTCTATGTTTATTCCTTgtccccctcccctggcagcctcacGCTACTTACAAACAATCCCCTTGCCATCCAGTTCAGCCCCTCAACCATTTCATTTGATTAGCTGTTGTACAGCACCTTTTCTGCTGAGCTTCTCATGGCTCTTGCATTAGCccgcgtggtgtggtggttcagagcggtggtttggagtggtggactctgatctggagaatcgggttggattccccgctcctccccatgagcggcggaggctaatctggtgaactggatttgtttccccgctcctacacatgaaaccagctgggtgaccttgggctagtcacagctctgatagatctctctcagccctacctacctcacagggtgtctgttgcagggagggaaggcaattgtaagctggtttaatccttaagtggtagagaaagttggcatatataaaccaactcttcttcttctacctcccacccaccccttccggTTTCCTGTCTTCAGGACATTATTTTTGACCACTGTGGAGCACCTAGCTGTAGCTCTCATAGGTGACAAAAGTCGATTACATTGATAGAGCAAGCAGCAGTACACCAAACTACCTGAAATTGAGCATGGGTCTCCCTCGGGATTTAGCATCAATTGCTTGCAGGAATAGCCTATTGTGCATTCACTGACATCACAAATCACTGTCTTTCTAGTAAACGTAAATTTtaatgtcctttttaaaaaaagtaacccAAGAGTGTTACCCCAACTACTACCTCCCAATCCAATCCACACGAATGAAACTGACTTTTCTTCAGAAGAATCTTTTGTGTGGGATGAAAATGCAGTTTAGTCAATGATACTTTCATTTCTGATTTTATCCAGGACAGGTAAGCTGGACTAAGCTGACAGGCCTATGACATCAGGAAGTGACGTCACAATTTCAGCTACCAGGATGGCCGTTTTGCCCAGAAATACTTGCACACCGCAAAGGTTTCCACCCTTTCAGTTTATAGTTTTTGACAGGCAAATGGAAAGTTTTTCCCTTTTAACCATTTCTGGGCAACGTCTCCCCAGCTTTGCCCTGAAGAGCACACCTTATTTAACACGCCCTGTAGACACAGCCAAATTGCCAGGTGAGTTGGGGGCTGGGAAGGGAGGTGTACTCCTCATGGAACTTTGAGAAGTTTGAGCAGAGATTATTGGGTTCTTCTATGTCCTAGAACAGGCCACCAAATAAGTTTCTGGGCCCTCTGAGAAAAGTTCTAGTATCTGAGCCCTCTGGGAAAAGTTCATGGCTACCTATGAGcatacagagagccagcatggcatagtggttaagagtggcaggctctaatctggagaaccgggtttgattccctgctcctccacctgagtgaacgactgtaatctggtgaacctggttggtttccccactcctccatatgaagcctactgggtgacctggggctactcacagttctctatgaactctctcagccccacctacctcacaaggtgtctgttgtgggaaggggaaggtgactgtaagctgctttgagactcctcacaggtagagaaaagcggggtataaaaacctcctcctcctcttcttcttatttaAGCAGTTTCTATCACTGTAGCATCCTTCCACCCTGACCGGGATGTCCCTGGAGagctggatcttgtcagatctcagacattaagcagggccagtcctgggttgtacttggatggaagaccaccaaggaagtacacagttgctacgcagaggcaggcagtggcaaaccacctctgaacgtctcttgccttggaaaccctacagggccatACGTCGGCTACAATCTGACGGCTGCCAAGGTGACTCCATGGAGGAGACTAACGTGACATGAAACTCCCTGGCCTTTAAACTGCATTTTACTGCCAGGGTCAGGTTGTGAGATCTCGCACTGTCCCTTCCCACACAAACATTATGGAGTAAGCAAGTTGGGCCTGGGATCCCCACCCTTTGTCTCGTGTTACAGTCACAGCGCCTGATTAAAATTGTAAATTTGTCTTGCATGGCAAACAAacttctgcctcccctccctgTGCATGCCGTTTTCCCTAACCCACAATGGTCCAGGAAATGTGATATTGGGCCCATTGGGGAAACCGACATGTACGCATGTCGTTTTCCCCAACAGAGCCCTGCCAAgcccatttcaggtcaggaaaatggagctgaactgggaagaagaagagttggcttttatatgccaactttctccaccacttaaggaagaatctaactggcttactatcaccttcccttctccacaacagacaccctgtgaggtaaggggggctgagagacctctaaaagctggccttatgtgtatgagtggggaaaccaacccggttcaccagattagagtacgcctctctaggactcgggggggggggagcagagcatgtcatagaatcatagagatggaagggccatacaggcaatctagcccaaccccctgcttaatgcaggatcagcctagagcatccctgacaagtgcttgtccatcctttgcttacagactgccagtgagggggagctcaccacctccctaggtagctgattccactgttgaaaaactcctactgtaaaaaaatgctttcctaatatccatccggtacctttcctcccataacttaaacccattattgtgagtcctatcgtctgctgccaacaggaacaactgaaagagagcaatcagtcccccctcaacctcctccacactaaacattcccaactccctcagcctttcctcataggactaggTCTCCAGGACCTAGTCAAAAAGGACCTGGTCTCATCCATGGATGTTCTGAGGTATACATAGTTATGCGTATCCCCCACAGTGGTGATAAGCCCTcagtggctcgggagccacatgtggctctttgacgtGCCACCCGTGGCTCTGTTGAGTGCTGTTACTCAATGTGGCGCCAGCCCCATGGTTCAGGAAAGTTGTCCTTGGCCAGTGGCACTTTGGTTCAGGGGTTGTCCTTGGCCAGTGGCACTTTGAATTCGAAACTGCTGGAAGAATGGGTAAGCCGAAGGCCCCGTTGAGTAGCAGGCCTCATACCAGGGATGGAAGCAAATCTGCCCCTTTTGTATGATGGAAGTTGTGAATGCAGCTCTCCACGAGCTGTGGAGTGTGTGCTACTGCCCTCTGGAGATACGGTGCTCTTCTCGGTGCATCACCTAGTCAGCTGTGTTCAAGAATTTATTTGTTCAgatttttacaccctgcttttctccccaatggggacccaaagcggtttacaacattaccttcctgtcctctgttttatcctcacaaacacTTCTACGGGAGGTATGTGTGACTGGGCCCAAGACCACCTGACAAACTGCcacggcaaagtggggatttgaacctcctgGGTCtcagtccgacactcttaaccaccacaccatgctgacgTAGGTCTGAGAAAGACCCAAGGCCCTCTTGGCTCACTCCACCTTTCCCTTTTGGCAGACTGCCTCTTCTTGGAAATGCCGAGCAATGAACCCCTGCGATGCCGCTGTGCCATCTACCGGCCCTGGTGCTCCCCCTACAGCTACTTTGTGCGTGTGGACAAAAACGCCCCGCCGGATTCACACAGCTTCCCTGGCGTTCTCATGGCCCGCAGCAGAGACGGCCCAGCAGACGCCGGCCGAGCTGAAGAGACTGCCAAGAGCGCCCCTTCCTCCTCTGGCTCCCTAGAAAAAGCTCGCCCCCGGGACGGCAGCAGCAGGAAGGGCAGACCCCCTCCCAGGGCCGAGGACGGCATCACGTCCCATGACATCCTCCTGGCTTCTCGGTGGCAGCCCCTGCAGCGGGACGGCTACAAATGTGTGGCCTGCTGCCGCATGTTTCCAACTCTGCGCTCGCTCAAGACCCACATCAAGTGTGGGTTGAAGGAAGGGTTCAGCTGCAAGGTCTACTACCAGAAGCTCAAAGCTTTCTGGGAAAAGGAACACGCGTGTCAGTTCAGCAAGTGCCCGGGAGGTGGCGGCAGCCACAGCGCCAGAAAGCTCAAATAGCCCTGCCCCTATGAGGGAAAGCCGTCAGCTATCAACTTCACCACCGCCACCACCAAGGCAAGAATAAAGCAAATCATTGATGTCCCTTGGCAGATTCCTCCCATAGGCCTttagcagctcctcccctggacaCTGACCAGCAATGCTTCTCCGTTCCTCTTCCAAAGTCTCTGTTCCCCAGAAAAGGCACTCTTTTTATAGCCCCGTTCAATTGGGGTTTCCCTGCTTCTACCGCTGGTACACAGACTCTGTCCCTGGGGGTCTCCTGACCCCACTGCTCTCCTATAGTTGCCAAGCATAGTCGCCCACACTGTTGCAGTACAGCAGCTGGCCAGAAGCCATGCCAAGGGCCTGGACGTTGCTTCAGATGGCCAGAGTGCCCCAAAAGTGGACAGAGACCGACCACCCCCCCTGCCCGGGGCACCAAATGCAGCCAGTACAGATTGTAGATCTAGGTATGTGCATCTGCGGTGGTGAGGATGTTGCTCTGTGCAAGCTCATTCCCTGCTGAACATGGGCCGGGGTGGGTGGGCTTTGGCCCTCACTGGCCATTTTCCAACGTGGGTAATGGGGGATGGTTAACCTGCTGTGGCAGGGGAGGGAGCTCGAGGGGAGAGGGGCCCCCAGCAACCCTGCCAATTGCGCACGGCTGCACCAAACCAGGAGTGCGAGTCCTTGCTTTCGCCAGCATGCCTCAGGCaatcctctccctccttcccaaacCGCGTTCCACGCCTCGGGAAGAGGCACCATGGAACTTATCATGGGAACAGGAAACCAAAGATATttgggagagaggctgtggctcagtggtacagcatctgcttggcatgcagaaggtcccaggttcaatcccccccggcatctccagttaaagggactaggcaggtaggtgatgcaaaagacctctgcctgagaccctggagagccgctgccggtctgagtagacaatactgactttgatggaccaagggtctgattcagtatgaagcagcttcacgtgttcattgTTTAGGCTAGCATTCTGTTTGattccacccctccccactctctCTTTGGAATACTATTAAAACACGGGCACCAAACAAGAGACGTGGGAGGTAAACAACTTAAAACAGGATCTGTGGCATCTCCAGCTGCTTGATAAGGCCGGCTAACAGCCTTAACTTACAGGCTATACTGTTGACGATGATCTCTCATTGCATCCCATGAAGCATTTTGCATCAGCAGAAAATGGGCAAAAGGGTGCGCGGCTTATGCTCACTTATTCTATATGTACAAGGCATGCCGTTTCTCTGCGTTTTCATGCAGCGCTATCCCTTTTTGTAACTATccttttgtaaatattgtaaatagcGGTTTCCTGCTGATTCCCAAAGCACAGTAAatgcattcggtaaaaccaagATCAGGAGTATAGGCATTGTGATTCATGAGCAACTCTGTCAGTGGGGGGAAACAAACTGTAAGCTATAAAGGGGTAGCAAATTTGCATGCAATTAAAGTAATTGCATATAATTTCACAGGCCTGGTAGGTGGCATGCTACAGGTAACAGgcaattttaaaaggcttttgttCTGAAATGGTTCCATTGTATGTGAAAGATGCCTAGCAGTCCTCAACAATTATGAGACAAAATCATGAGAGCTGAAACACCGTGAATCTGAACTTTTTGCTTGCTCCCTGGCTTCCATTCTCTTTAACACTGTATGTTGTAAATTTATTTTCTGGTAATCTATGAGAAATAAAAACTTACTATAAAGCCCGGGTTGCTGAGACtgacaatagaatcatagagttgtaaggggccatacaggccatctagtccaaccccctgcttcatgcaggatcagcctagagtattccttcacaagtgcttgtccagcctctgcttaaagactgccagtgagggggagctcaccacctccctacgtAGCTACAGAGAAATGCCTTTGAGATCTTGGGGCAGCTTGTGAACCTTTTGACGTACAGATTGCTAGTGCAATTTAACTGTTCATGGataacaactcttcttcacaatagccttcccttcctctccctacaacaggcaccttgtgagaagaagaagaagagttggtttttatatgccgactttctctaccacttaagggagactcaaaccggcttacaatcaccttcccttctcctccccacaacagacaccctgtgaggtaggtggggctgagagagctctaacagagctgtaacttgcccaaggtcacccagctggcttcgtgtgtaagagtggggaaacgaatccagttcaccagattagcctccactgctcatgtggaggagtgcggaatcaaacccggttctccagatcagactccaccgctccaaagcaccactcttaaccactacaccacgctggtgaggctgagagagctcgaagagaactgtgactagcccaaggtcacccagctggcttcacgtggagaagtggggaaaccaacttggttcaccagattacagcccgctgctcatgtggagaagtggggaatcaaacccagttctctagattggagtctgccactccaaaccactgctcttaaccacaccaccacactggctctccttgtacttggatgggagtccaacaaggaaatccagagttgctatgcagaggaaagcaatggcaaaccacctctgctcatctcttgccttaaaacccccaTGGTCccgggttgccatgagttggttgtgacttgatggcatataatttttatgtgtgtgtatacacactctggggcaggggagaagctcaGGATGTTTCTCATTCTGCCAGGGTTTGGAAGCCTGGCAGGgaatcgggggcgggggggatgggGGACGGGACACAACCCTTTCTGTTGCATCTGTCTTGCTAGTTCTCAAAAGAGGCAGCAAGGGATGGAGCCGCCACATCATGACGTATCTGGGGAAACCACTCTTGCCTCTCTAGAGGGGAAAACCGGAGCCACATTTGCTCCTATGGTTGTTTAGGCATGGGAGGTTTACCTGAGGCTCTTTGTTCGCTGGGCCCACATctccctgttgggaatctatgcactagccgtctccaagctcaagtcaagtccccgcccctttaaatgctgctttgtgattggcttactttgtagtgcttactgtgagagaaaatcccccccccaacccaattgccacttataaaagcattttaagaagaagaaaaaaaaacggagcaatctgaaaggggaggggggagaaatccaaacctcgtttttaaaaagcctttctactgctcagaaagagctccaaggaagcaggaagcatttgaatccccgcctctttgcatgctttgtaattggttccctctttctgtgatagaaatcaAGCTTGGGTGTCCGGCACTTTgaattatgcatggagatttcacccggggaGAGTGAAGAATTGGgtaaacagaggaatgggaaggtctgggatttgtgagggctggcagcaaggtcatctctaatggagggaaaactcatgcataactccaagaaacaacagaGACAGACTGGGGGAGAACAAACTGGGggagaacgtgagtgaaagtacccatgcataaacaacctaagtgACAAGTCAAACCTCAGGAGGGCTGTGCCATCAATAGGCTGGAGGGGAAGTAGACAGAGCTGATCCCAGTGGGGGCTCCTTGGAAGATCATTACAAGGAAATGAATGCACCCAGTGAggtttcttcattaaaaaaaaaaagtttgccaaaaccaaaataatgttaaaaactTTTACTGCAGAGTTCCCTGGAGAAGAGTTATTCTGTGAGTTCATTTTCAGTTAAAGATCTTCTAAGGAGCTCCCACTGAGATTTATTCCCTTCCACCCTGCTCTTCCGCATATTCCTTGCGCAGTTCATCTCAATCTGACTTCGCTTACGGTCGAGCGGGGCTCTCGTCTTGCCTTCCACCATATGGCGGCGGTTTCGCTCAGCCTCCAGATTTATCACTGCATGGAAGCTTCACGCTCAGAGCCTCTTAATCGATGCCAACGACAGCTTCCCTCGCCCGAGAGCTTGGCGCTTCCTACAGCGGGGAAGCCAATGGATCCCAGCGATGCCCTTGGGTGAGAATGCTGGCAAAAACCCTTTGGATGTCCATTCAAACAGTTTGCCCAAGCAAATAACTTCCGGCTGCTTATCTGCTCTGTGCTGCCCTGACAATTCTGTTCATGCGGATTTGTGGACAGGGACATATTTAATCCCAGAACCTTAAAGTTGAGctaaaaattataacaaaataatatttattataaagtataataccatataataataaataatataatataaaaacaCCATATAATATAGTATAATAATACCAtcttataataaataataataatatataaatgTTATTACTTCATTTAAAAAGGTTTTAAATCCACCAATTAATATTTACCTGATATATTGTGTGGCCCATTGATATTAATGAGTTTtatatt
This Euleptes europaea isolate rEulEur1 chromosome 2, rEulEur1.hap1, whole genome shotgun sequence DNA region includes the following protein-coding sequences:
- the SPATA46 gene encoding spermatogenesis-associated protein 46, producing the protein MRLKTSPLALSLCPIDCLFLEMPSNEPLRCRCAIYRPWCSPYSYFVRVDKNAPPDSHSFPGVLMARSRDGPADAGRAEETAKSAPSSSGSLEKARPRDGSSRKGRPPPRAEDGITSHDILLASRWQPLQRDGYKCVACCRMFPTLRSLKTHIKCGLKEGFSCKVYYQKLKAFWEKEHACQFSKCPGGGGSHSARKLK